Proteins encoded by one window of Collimonas fungivorans:
- a CDS encoding GspH/FimT family pseudopilin, translated as MTQSPSGGRGFSLIELMVTIAVTAILMTVALPSFTMWIQNTKVRSTAEALQNGIRLAKTEAVRRSRLVDFRLTAVTPAKDAATSKTGNNWYVQQTGSLLAADSDLYVQGSSLGGANANVIVTGDVDTLTFTSLGRLNNASAASYKFEIKNSGDRRLLVVVTQSGQIRMCDPKLTLSNTTPTGC; from the coding sequence GTGACGCAGTCCCCGTCCGGCGGCCGCGGTTTCAGCCTGATCGAATTGATGGTCACTATTGCCGTGACGGCGATCCTGATGACGGTGGCTTTGCCGTCGTTCACCATGTGGATTCAGAATACCAAGGTCAGGTCCACCGCCGAGGCGCTGCAAAACGGCATTCGGCTGGCAAAAACCGAAGCTGTACGGCGCAGCCGGCTGGTTGATTTCCGGCTCACAGCAGTCACGCCGGCCAAGGATGCGGCAACCTCGAAGACCGGCAACAACTGGTACGTGCAGCAAACCGGCTCGTTGCTAGCGGCCGACTCCGATCTCTACGTGCAAGGTTCTTCGCTGGGCGGCGCAAATGCCAATGTCATTGTCACTGGCGACGTCGATACCCTGACTTTTACCAGCCTCGGGCGGCTCAACAATGCAAGTGCGGCGTCCTATAAATTCGAAATCAAGAATTCTGGCGACCGTCGGCTTTTGGTGGTCGTTACGCAAAGCGGGCAGATACGCATGTGCGACCCGAAACTCACTTTGTCCAACACCACGCCGACGGGATGCTAA
- a CDS encoding type IV pilin protein, with protein MAMASKGFTLIELMITIAIIAILSAIAYPNYADYVLRGYLVDATNGMSSAQAQLEQFYQDNRKYTAGPCGGNTKNFTFTCALTDQEYAITAAGQGPVSAFSYTYTYTVAKGLIKATTGLKDGWGSTCDRAWIVKKGQPCA; from the coding sequence ATGGCTATGGCAAGCAAAGGTTTTACCTTGATCGAATTGATGATCACGATCGCCATTATTGCGATCCTGTCGGCGATTGCTTACCCAAACTATGCCGATTATGTGTTGCGCGGTTATCTGGTGGACGCCACCAACGGCATGTCTTCCGCGCAAGCGCAGCTGGAGCAGTTTTATCAGGATAACCGGAAATATACCGCAGGGCCTTGCGGCGGCAACACCAAGAATTTTACGTTTACCTGCGCCCTGACAGATCAGGAATATGCCATCACGGCCGCCGGACAGGGACCTGTCAGCGCTTTTTCTTATACCTACACTTACACGGTTGCCAAGGGTTTAATTAAAGCCACCACGGGGCTGAAAGACGGCTGGGGCAGCACATGCGACCGCGCCTGGATCGTTAAAAAAGGGCAGCCATGCGCGTGA
- a CDS encoding response regulator transcription factor, protein MIRVLIADDHAIMREGLKQLFALGKEVAVVEEAVNGGQVLDALQAGGIDLVLLDMTMPGVSGVNLIQRIRAHESNPPILVLSMHNELPIARRALAAGAAGYLTKDNKPEILMAAIRKVVAGGRFIDPELAEQMVFESSSSDQRPPHELLSDREFHILRLLVRGKSVNEVAEELAISNKTVSTHKARLMQKMNFQNNAELVRYAITYNLIE, encoded by the coding sequence ATGATACGAGTACTGATTGCCGACGATCACGCGATCATGCGTGAAGGACTGAAACAATTGTTTGCGCTTGGTAAAGAAGTGGCGGTAGTCGAGGAAGCCGTCAACGGCGGACAAGTGCTCGATGCCTTGCAGGCGGGCGGCATCGACCTGGTATTGCTGGACATGACCATGCCGGGTGTCAGCGGCGTCAACCTTATCCAGCGTATCCGCGCCCACGAATCCAATCCGCCGATCCTGGTGCTCAGCATGCACAATGAGCTGCCGATTGCGCGCCGGGCCCTGGCCGCCGGCGCCGCCGGCTACCTGACCAAGGATAACAAACCGGAAATACTGATGGCCGCCATCCGCAAAGTAGTGGCGGGAGGACGCTTCATCGATCCTGAACTGGCAGAACAGATGGTGTTCGAATCGAGCAGCTCCGACCAGCGCCCGCCGCATGAACTCCTATCCGACCGGGAGTTCCACATCCTGCGCCTGCTGGTGCGCGGCAAAAGCGTCAACGAAGTTGCCGAAGAACTGGCGATCAGCAACAAGACTGTCAGCACCCATAAAGCGCGGCTGATGCAGAAAATGAACTTTCAGAACAATGCCGAGCTGGTGCGCTACGCGATTACCTACAACCTTATCGAGTGA
- a CDS encoding sensor histidine kinase: MMSLRWCRRLIVMLWLAFLLPAAICQQLPLRYYSQSDGLTNMVVNALAQEPGGYLWIGTQNGLFRYDGARFQRFELRQGLPTPFITTLHVDGSGRLWVGTSEGLYLWQGQRFVPMQFQNVQFAFYQGQTFATLGPDRLLVISQDRLWLVLSADQGHSWQAHEFFDAGQLSPHPEMKSLVTIHVGQHGDLWMGCGHMLCHYDQGKLLVLGKESGLPVGENWDAILHDRQGMLWARGKHKVFVLPPGGHVFQDRSPDPNQQQKAHGIPFLAMDATGRVFSRQDEGILRWNGKRWESFNESSGLTVGGGINSIVFDRDGGVWLGSAGHGLVHWIGYPNWENWTSRQGLPSNVVLSFLRDRQNLLHVGTRSGSATLQKNGYFSVTAGTYGGTSHQWANMAEDAQGNIWAGSLSGLLVRRGRGAEADVKVAQLPSINSLFFDRSGQLWIATEIGIYSIRQPQSNPVPVKVTEFLSIEDINAYQGCQGRGGVLWFVTDKGLLRFDGVHWRKPRTRPAAQVFQPSTIACTHNETLWLGAEEGNVWRGVEQDEAVEISEVTPPLLQDQSVMALFEDSRGWLWVSTDAGIGVWNHKQWRFFNQDSGLVWNDTDMRSFYEDSDGSMWVATSGGASHILRPESLFAPLQLDVLVESIGRDGETLARGQPVRLPWSSGPLNFKLAALSYQNRETLNFRYRMQGLESDWSKTSVPEVRYAALPPGHYRFQVAADNPPMQAYSSTAEVEVVILPPWWSTWTFYVSCGLLSLLLLYLMHRYRVRRLEARQRLKEQQAQERAYELEASREEERKHLTREIHDELGQHLSALRMGVSVVGLEFGGKNPSLQGKIERMVTLVDATIKVVRNVVSSLRPSALDMGIVSALEWLTEEFTANTGIPCRLDVREENIVLDDKRTTTIFRIAQESLTNISRHAQASRTEISLERKEKHYLLEVRDNGRGFDASIQKKKSFGLVGIRERAHMLGGEVSIFSEPGAGATIRVSIPIADATENQ; the protein is encoded by the coding sequence ATGATGAGTTTGCGCTGGTGTCGTCGACTGATCGTAATGCTGTGGCTGGCTTTCCTGCTGCCGGCGGCAATTTGCCAGCAGCTGCCGCTGCGTTACTACAGCCAGTCGGATGGTTTGACAAACATGGTTGTCAACGCCCTGGCGCAAGAGCCTGGCGGCTATCTGTGGATTGGCACCCAGAACGGTTTGTTCCGCTACGACGGCGCGCGCTTCCAGCGTTTTGAATTGCGCCAAGGCTTGCCCACGCCGTTTATCACCACATTGCATGTCGACGGCAGCGGCCGCCTGTGGGTCGGCACCAGCGAAGGTTTGTACCTGTGGCAGGGGCAGCGTTTCGTGCCCATGCAGTTTCAAAATGTACAGTTCGCTTTCTATCAAGGACAGACCTTCGCCACACTGGGGCCGGACCGCCTGCTGGTAATAAGCCAAGACCGCTTGTGGCTGGTGCTGTCCGCGGATCAAGGCCATTCCTGGCAGGCGCATGAGTTTTTCGATGCAGGGCAACTGTCGCCTCATCCTGAGATGAAAAGCCTTGTCACCATTCATGTCGGCCAGCATGGAGATTTGTGGATGGGTTGCGGGCACATGCTGTGCCATTACGACCAGGGGAAGTTGCTGGTGCTGGGAAAGGAAAGCGGTTTGCCCGTCGGCGAAAATTGGGACGCCATTCTTCATGACCGTCAAGGCATGCTCTGGGCGCGCGGCAAGCACAAGGTATTTGTGCTGCCGCCAGGTGGCCATGTCTTCCAGGACCGTTCGCCAGACCCGAACCAGCAGCAGAAGGCGCACGGAATTCCGTTCCTGGCGATGGACGCCACCGGCAGGGTGTTCAGCCGGCAAGACGAAGGCATCCTGCGCTGGAACGGCAAGCGCTGGGAATCCTTTAACGAGTCCAGCGGACTGACAGTAGGCGGCGGCATCAATTCCATCGTGTTTGATCGCGACGGCGGCGTCTGGCTCGGATCGGCGGGCCATGGGCTGGTGCATTGGATAGGTTATCCGAACTGGGAGAACTGGACTTCCAGGCAAGGCCTGCCCAGCAATGTCGTGCTGTCGTTCTTGCGCGACCGGCAAAATTTGCTGCATGTAGGTACCCGTTCCGGTTCCGCCACATTGCAGAAGAATGGATATTTTTCCGTTACTGCAGGAACCTATGGCGGCACCTCCCATCAATGGGCCAATATGGCTGAAGATGCCCAAGGCAATATCTGGGCCGGCTCGCTTTCAGGGCTCCTGGTTCGCCGCGGGCGCGGCGCCGAAGCGGACGTCAAGGTCGCTCAGCTGCCATCGATCAACAGCCTGTTTTTCGACCGCTCGGGACAACTCTGGATTGCTACCGAGATCGGCATTTACAGCATCAGGCAGCCGCAATCCAATCCGGTTCCGGTAAAAGTAACGGAGTTTCTTTCGATTGAGGATATCAACGCCTACCAAGGATGCCAGGGCCGGGGCGGAGTGCTCTGGTTTGTTACCGACAAGGGACTGCTGCGTTTTGACGGTGTGCATTGGCGCAAGCCGCGAACCAGGCCGGCGGCGCAGGTTTTCCAGCCTAGCACCATCGCTTGCACCCATAATGAAACATTGTGGCTGGGCGCTGAAGAGGGGAATGTCTGGCGCGGCGTCGAACAGGACGAGGCAGTGGAGATAAGCGAGGTGACGCCGCCGCTGCTGCAGGATCAGTCGGTGATGGCGTTGTTCGAAGACAGCCGGGGCTGGTTGTGGGTATCCACGGACGCCGGAATCGGCGTATGGAATCACAAGCAATGGCGGTTTTTCAACCAGGATAGCGGGCTGGTGTGGAACGACACGGACATGCGCTCCTTTTACGAAGACAGCGACGGCTCGATGTGGGTAGCGACCAGCGGCGGCGCCTCCCATATCCTGCGGCCGGAATCGCTGTTTGCGCCGTTGCAGCTGGATGTGCTGGTGGAAAGCATCGGGCGCGACGGCGAAACCCTTGCCCGCGGCCAGCCTGTGCGCTTGCCGTGGAGCTCCGGTCCGCTCAATTTCAAGCTCGCTGCATTGTCTTACCAGAACCGCGAGACCCTGAATTTTCGTTACCGCATGCAAGGGCTGGAATCTGACTGGTCGAAGACCAGCGTCCCCGAAGTGCGCTACGCGGCTTTACCTCCAGGCCATTATCGTTTCCAGGTGGCGGCCGACAATCCCCCTATGCAGGCTTATTCGTCGACGGCGGAAGTCGAGGTCGTGATCCTGCCGCCGTGGTGGTCTACCTGGACTTTCTACGTCTCTTGCGGCTTGCTGTCGCTGCTGCTTCTGTACCTGATGCATCGCTACCGCGTGCGCAGGCTGGAGGCCCGCCAACGGCTCAAGGAACAGCAGGCGCAGGAGCGCGCTTATGAACTGGAAGCGTCGCGGGAGGAAGAGCGCAAGCACCTGACGCGCGAAATCCATGATGAGCTGGGGCAGCACTTGTCAGCGCTGCGCATGGGCGTGTCGGTGGTGGGCCTGGAGTTCGGAGGGAAAAATCCGTCGCTGCAAGGAAAAATCGAACGCATGGTGACACTGGTCGACGCTACCATCAAGGTCGTGCGCAATGTCGTGTCGTCGCTGCGGCCGTCGGCGCTGGACATGGGAATAGTGTCGGCGCTGGAGTGGCTGACCGAAGAATTTACCGCCAATACCGGCATTCCGTGCCGCCTCGATGTGCGCGAGGAAAACATTGTCCTGGATGACAAGCGGACGACGACCATTTTCCGTATCGCGCAGGAATCATTGACCAATATCAGCCGCCATGCGCAAGCGAGCCGGACAGAAATCAGCCTGGAGAGAAAGGAAAAACATTACTTGCTGGAGGTACGCGATAACGGCAGGGGTTTTGATGCCAGCATACAAAAAAAGAAATCATTCGGCCTGGTCGGGATCCGCGAACGGGCCCACATGCTCGGCGGCGAGGTGAGTATTTTCAGCGAGCCCGGCGCCGGCGCCACGATCAGAGTGTCGATTCCCATCGCCGATGCGACAGAGAATCAATGA